The Halobacteriovorax sp. DA5 genome includes the window TCTTTATCAACAACATTAGAGATGATTGTTGTAAGTTTAATCGCATCTTTTTGATCTTCAAAAAGCTTAAGCTCAAGTGCACGATGTAGTCTTTCATTCATTTTGTAATCGAATTGTTTACCTTCGATTGCAAGAGCACCGATGTAGTTCATGATCTCACGTCTAAAGTCATCTTTACGAGATTCAGCAATGTCGATCTTCTCTTCAATGCTTCTCATGAAACGCTCATCCGCTTCTTCAAGTTTACCTGTGTACTTGTTGCGAACCTTCTCTTTTTGAGTGTAGGCCTTAACGTTATCAATATAATTTGCACATAGAGTCTCAATTGCAGTTTCATCAAGAGAGATAGCTTTTTGAACATCATTTTTAACAATGTCTGTATACTCTTGGCGAACGATTGCTAGCATCTCACGATACTTATCTACTGCCTCTGGATTATTTGCCATAGAATTTTTAAGTCCAGACTCAAGTTCGTTGAAAACCATAAATGGGTTTAGTGAACCAGTATGTCCATACTTAACAAGAGCGTTAGAAATTTTATCTTGGATATAACGAGGAGAAATACCTTCTAAACCTTCTCTTACCGCTTCTTTACGAAGCTCTTTTACGTTGTCTTCATTATACCCAGTAAGAGTCTTACCGTTATAAAGCTTAAGTTTTTGAACAAGAGTAAGGTCTGCTTTCTTTGGCTCTTCCATTCTTGTTAAAACTGCCCACATTGCTGCCATATCTAAAGTATGTGGAGCGATGTGAACATGAGGGATTTTTTCAGCATTAAAATCACGCTGATAAATTCTCACTTCATTATCAAGACGAGTAATATAAGGAATATCAATTTTTACAGTACGGTCACGTAGAGCTTCCATAAATTCGTTATTTTGAAGCTTTCTAAATTCAGGCTCATTTGTGTGACCAAGAATGACAAGGTCAATATCTGTTTGAGCAAATTTCTTTGGCTTAATTGACTGTTCCTGAGACGCTCCTAGTAGGTCATAAAGGAAAGCAACATCAAGCTTTAACATTTCGATGAATTCGATAATACCACGGTTAGCGATATTGAATTCCCCATCGAAGTTAAAGGCGCGAGGATCTGAATCAGATCCGTATTGAGCGATTTTTCTATAGTTGATATCACCTGTTAGTTCAGTTGAATCTTGGTTTTTCTCATCTTTAGGTTGGAAAGTACCAATACCTAGACGATCCTTTTCAGAAAGAATAAGTCTCTTAACACGGATGTGATTTTCCATAACTTTCATGAAGTCACCGTCATATTTAATCATGTACTCATTTAAGATATAACGGTCAGCAGGACAAACTTCTCCGCGAATTTTAATTTTTTGTTCTTTATTACCCTTATTCATTGCTTCAATGAATTCTTTTCTTACTTCATGTGGAATTAGCTTTAATGGGTCTTCATGCATTGGAGATGGAAAAACTTTTTGACCACCAAGAATGTCTGATTCTTCTTCGTCATACCATTCGAAAGTATAAAGAGCTCCCTCATCTGTTCTTGAGTAGTGTTCAAGACCTTTTTTAAGATTTCTTGCAATTGATGATTTAGCAGAACCTACTGGACCGTGAAGTAGTAATACCCTTTTTTCAGTTCCGTAACCAAGAGCAGCGGCCTTGAAAAAGTTTACTAATTTCATTAAGTGTACATCAATCCCAAAAACGGCATCTTTACCATTTCCAATTGGATCATCAAAGAAGTGATATCTAGTAATTTCTTTTTTATATTCTAGGTATGTGCTCGTTCCAAAAGTCATGATCATATCAAAAATTCTTTGGAATGAATTGCGTGCGATTCGAGGATCTTCAGATACAAGATCTACATATTCTTGAAAACTTCCTGTCCAGTGTAAGTGAGCAAAGTCTTCAACTTTGTAGTTCTCACTCATAAAGTCTTTCATATTCATTTTAGTCATATTTTCTCCATCCATGATTTGCATTCTCTGCAAGCTAAATTCCTAAATATATTATAACGTGAAAAACTAAGTAAGATCAAAGGTAAGTATAAAAAAAATATGTAGTGACTTTTTGACACCGTAAAACAATCAAGTAATCACTAGATTTACTAGGCAAATTCTTGGCAAAATTGAAGTCAAACAAAAGCATTTGACTAAAATCTGTATCCATTTGAAAATATAAGAATTACAGATTAAGAATTGTTGAGGGATTACAAGGGTGAACATGGAAATTATTTGTGCCGGCGTATCAGATATTGGCCGCAAGAGAGAAACCAATCAGGACTCTATTTACGTTGGAAATTCAAGTAAACTCTATATTGTAGCAGATGGCATGGGTGGACACTCTGGAGGTGAACTCGCTTCTACAATGGCAATTAAATATATTGCAGAGAAAGTTAAAGAACTAAAAGCTGCCAGCACTGATATCTCAGAAGTACTTAAAGATTCTGTTCACTTTGCAAATGAAAAAATCAAAAACTATGCGGATGAAGAACCATCGCTAAAAGGAATGGGAACAACTGTTGTTGGAATTCTTTTTGGAAAAGATAAAGCAAGTATTGCAAATGTTGGAGACTCTCGTGCTTATGTCATTACTCAAGGTCAAATTTTTCAACTAACAAAAGATCATTCAGTTATTCAAGAAAAAATAAATTTTGGAATTTATACCCGCGATCAAGCAGCAAATGATCCGAATAAGAATTACTTGTCTCGAACGGTTGGTTTTGAATCAGGAATTGAAGTCGACCTTTATGATTACAAACCTAGTAAAGGTGATATTTTTCTACTCTGCTCTGACGGACTTCATGGAAAACTAAGCGATGAAGATATTCTTTTCATCATTAATGACATGATCAAAAAGAACGACGATCTAAGTCATCAGCTCATTCACGACTGTGCACAGACACTTGTTAGACAGGCCAACGAACACGGTGGTCAGGACAATATATCTGTAATCTTAGCTGTAGTTAATTAATCTTAACTTTCACTACTTGAGAGAAATATTTCGTCTCAATGTGTCATAGATTAATGTCTTGCAAACTGTTATCAAGAAACCTACAATAAACATCAGAAATTATTGAAAATTCAAGGAAGTAATTTTGAGTCGTTTTTACACAATTATGGTAATTCCTGAAAAAGAAAAAGGAGTTAAGTCATTTCGCATACCGCGCGTGATCTTCAACTCTGTATTATTCTTCATAGTTATCATTGTAGCAGTTATTGGAATTCTCACTTTTGACTATATAAAGATCCTTAAGCAGGTATACGAAAATCGTCACTTGAGTATTGAAAACCGTCAGCTTAAAGAGCAAATCCAGCTCTTTAATATGAAGCTCAATACTTTAACCGATGATATTGAACGTATTCAAAAAATCGAAAGTAAATTAAGAGTCATCTCTGGTTTTAAAGATTTTGATCTGACAAAGCCTGTAATGCAGAACTCTGATGAACAAGAGGCCCAAGAAGGTGATCACGGCCATAATCATTCGGCACCATCAAATCCATCTCGTAACCCACAATCTGTTCTCATTCCGCAAAGAGACCAGGAGTTAATGGACAAAGTTAAGTCGGAACTAAAGGAACTCAAAACAGTTGAGGAATTTAGTGACATCAATGATCTGTATGAAAGAAAGATCGCTACTAATTTTGGTCTAACTTCTGGTTATAGCTTCACAAAGGAATGGAGTAGCTTAATTAAACAAAGTTTTAAGTTAGCTGAAAACTTCGCGTTTTTTGATTATCGATATTCAATTCTACGCAAGATTTCAGGTGACTTAGAGATTCGTGTTAATGAGCTCGATCAATTCTTACTTGATCGCGAATCTTTTTTAAGATCAACGCCAACTCTACTTCCGGCCCGAGGCTGGATAACTTCGTACTACGGTCCACGTATGAGTCACTACTCAAAACGTGTAAAGATGCACGAAGGCCTAGACGTCGGTGCACCAATTGGAACAATCATCTTAGCGCCAGCGGATGGTATCGTTAAAGTATCAAAGAAAAATTACGGTTTTGGAAACCACGTTGAAATAGATCATGGATACGGTATAACTACAGTTTACGGACATAATTCAGAAAACATCGTTGTAAAAGGCCAAAAGGTCAAACGGGGGCAACCAATTGCAAAAGTTGGAAACTCCGGTTTATCGACAGGCCCCCACTTACACTACGAAATTCGTGTAAATGGAACGCCGGTGGACCCTCTCTATTATGTACTGGATTAATTAGGAGAAATTTAAATGTTTAATCCGCTTAAGTCTTTTTTTGGCACGAAACACGATCGTGACATCAAGAAAATCATGCCAATTGTTAATGAAATCAACTCACTTGAAGCACAGATGGAAAAGCTTAGTGATGAGGAACTAAAGGCCCAAACGACTAAGTTTAAGCAACGTCTAAGTGAAGGAGCAACTCTTGAACAACTTCTTCCTGAAGCATTTGCGACAGTAAGAGAAGCTGCAAAGCGTGTTCTTGGTATGCGTCCATACGATGTTCAGATCATTGGTGGTATTGTTCTTTTTAAAGGGATTATTGCGGAGATGAAAACAGGGGAAGGT containing:
- a CDS encoding Stp1/IreP family PP2C-type Ser/Thr phosphatase translates to MEIICAGVSDIGRKRETNQDSIYVGNSSKLYIVADGMGGHSGGELASTMAIKYIAEKVKELKAASTDISEVLKDSVHFANEKIKNYADEEPSLKGMGTTVVGILFGKDKASIANVGDSRAYVITQGQIFQLTKDHSVIQEKINFGIYTRDQAANDPNKNYLSRTVGFESGIEVDLYDYKPSKGDIFLLCSDGLHGKLSDEDILFIINDMIKKNDDLSHQLIHDCAQTLVRQANEHGGQDNISVILAVVN
- a CDS encoding M23 family metallopeptidase gives rise to the protein MSRFYTIMVIPEKEKGVKSFRIPRVIFNSVLFFIVIIVAVIGILTFDYIKILKQVYENRHLSIENRQLKEQIQLFNMKLNTLTDDIERIQKIESKLRVISGFKDFDLTKPVMQNSDEQEAQEGDHGHNHSAPSNPSRNPQSVLIPQRDQELMDKVKSELKELKTVEEFSDINDLYERKIATNFGLTSGYSFTKEWSSLIKQSFKLAENFAFFDYRYSILRKISGDLEIRVNELDQFLLDRESFLRSTPTLLPARGWITSYYGPRMSHYSKRVKMHEGLDVGAPIGTIILAPADGIVKVSKKNYGFGNHVEIDHGYGITTVYGHNSENIVVKGQKVKRGQPIAKVGNSGLSTGPHLHYEIRVNGTPVDPLYYVLD
- a CDS encoding PrkA family serine protein kinase gives rise to the protein MTKMNMKDFMSENYKVEDFAHLHWTGSFQEYVDLVSEDPRIARNSFQRIFDMIMTFGTSTYLEYKKEITRYHFFDDPIGNGKDAVFGIDVHLMKLVNFFKAAALGYGTEKRVLLLHGPVGSAKSSIARNLKKGLEHYSRTDEGALYTFEWYDEEESDILGGQKVFPSPMHEDPLKLIPHEVRKEFIEAMNKGNKEQKIKIRGEVCPADRYILNEYMIKYDGDFMKVMENHIRVKRLILSEKDRLGIGTFQPKDEKNQDSTELTGDINYRKIAQYGSDSDPRAFNFDGEFNIANRGIIEFIEMLKLDVAFLYDLLGASQEQSIKPKKFAQTDIDLVILGHTNEPEFRKLQNNEFMEALRDRTVKIDIPYITRLDNEVRIYQRDFNAEKIPHVHIAPHTLDMAAMWAVLTRMEEPKKADLTLVQKLKLYNGKTLTGYNEDNVKELRKEAVREGLEGISPRYIQDKISNALVKYGHTGSLNPFMVFNELESGLKNSMANNPEAVDKYREMLAIVRQEYTDIVKNDVQKAISLDETAIETLCANYIDNVKAYTQKEKVRNKYTGKLEEADERFMRSIEEKIDIAESRKDDFRREIMNYIGALAIEGKQFDYKMNERLHRALELKLFEDQKDAIKLTTIISNVVDKETQEKIDVIKSRLIKNYGYCEISATDALNYVASIFAKGDSAKS